From Brassica oleracea var. oleracea cultivar TO1000 chromosome C3, BOL, whole genome shotgun sequence, a single genomic window includes:
- the LOC106332075 gene encoding peroxidase C2 has product MHSSSSYDLTTPFKLGVFFLFLHLTLSHAQLSPSFYDKTCPQVVDIVTNTIVNALRSDPRIAASILRLHFHDCFVNGCDASILLDNTTSFRTEKDAFGNANSARGFDVIDRMKAAVEKACPKTVSCADLLTIAAQQSVTLAGGPSWKVASGRRDSLRGFMDLANTNLPAPFFNLKQLKDSFKTVGLDRPSDLVALSGGHTFGKNQCRFIMDRLYNFSGSGSPDPTLDKSYLSTLRKQCPRNGNQSILVDFDLRTPTLFDNKYYVNLKENKGLIQSDQELFSSPDASDTIPLVRAYSDGQDKFFNAFVDAMTRMGNLSPSTGKQGEIRLNCRVVNSKPKIMDMVDDNDFVSSI; this is encoded by the exons ATGCATTCCTCTTCATCCTACGATTTGACAACCCCGTTTAAACTGGGAGTTTTTTTTCTTTTTCTTCACCTAACATTGTCTCATGCTCAACTAAGCCCTTCCTTTTATGACAAAACATGTCCACAAGTAGTTGACATTGTAACCAATACCATTGTGAATGCACTAAGATCAGATCCTCGCATCGCAGCAAGCATCCTTCGCCTTCACTTCCACGACTGCTTTGTTAAT GGATGTGATGCATCGATATTGTTAGACAACACAACATCGTTTAGGACGGAAAAAGATGCGTTTGGGAACGCAAATTCAGCTCGTGGGTTCGATGTGATCGATAGAATGAAGGCTGCCGTGGAGAAAGCATGTCCTAAAACCGTTTCATGTGCTGATTTGCTCACTATCGCGGCTCAACAGTCTGTCACTTTG GCAGGAGGTCCCTCATGGAAGGTTGCAAGTGGAAGAAGAGATAGTTTAAGAGGGTTTATGGATCTTGCTAATACAAACCTTCCAGCTCCATTCTTTAATCTTAAACAACTAAAGGATAGCTTCAAAACCGTTGGACTCGACCGTCCTTCTGATCTGGTAGCTCTCTCTG GTGGTCACACTTTTGGGAAAAACCAATGTCGGTTCATAATGGACCGGCTATACAACTTCAGTGGTTCCGGTTCACCTGATCCAACCCTTGATAAATCATACCTCAGTACGCTCAGAAAACAGTGTCCTCGCAATGGAAACCAAAGTATACTGGTGGATTTCGATTTACGTACTCCGACACTCTTTGATAACAAATACTATGTGAATCTTAAAGAAAACAAGGGTCTTATCCAGAGCGACCAAGAGTTGTTCTCTAGCCCTGATGCTTCAGACACTATCCCCTTAGTCCGAGCATATTCTGATGGTCAAGATAAATTTTTCAATGCGTTCGTGGACGCAATGACAAGGATGGGAAACCTTTCACCTTCAACAGGGAAACAAGGAGAAATTAGACTGAATTGTAGGGTGGTGAATTCCAAACCCAAGATCATGGATATGGTCGATGATAATGACTTTGTCAGCTCTATTTGA
- the LOC106335481 gene encoding uncharacterized protein LOC106335481, with the protein MKESDLTTEPIAQNLIKLISNVCFSVFVFTVLIFTVIAVTYQPPDPWLESAPALTKLLTANENATFKIDGSMLNTGEDIASSPISPPANSTGPVTEATIELSEEKIGNMTVNSSSVDCDDLKVVNCSDPRVLVAVQRFNLRVFKSIVFLEYETPVNGSKPDECDVSWRFRNKKEKSWRRYRDFRRFKFAFGENCTYEVFHTSGWHSGVNARRFRIKPRGGGGGGPKAPRGAGRDPEINDTIPTLGSQTNFRRGKYLYYSRGGDYCKGMNQYMWSFLCGLGEAMYLNRTFVMDLSLCLSSSYSSKGVDEEGKDFRYYFDFEHLKESASIVEEGEFVRDWKKWNRSHKRKVAVRKVKTHKVSPLQLSKDKSTIIWRQFDAPEPENYWYRVCEGEASKYVERPWQTLWKSKRLMNIVSEISGKMDWDFDAVHVVRGEKAMDKKLWPHLDEDTWPDAILNKLRGLVQPWRNLYVATNEPFYNYFDKLRSQYKVHLLDDYSYLWGNNSEWYNETSLLNNGKPVEFDGYMRVAVDTEVFIRGKTRVETFNNLTMDCKDGINTC; encoded by the coding sequence ATGAAGGAATCAGATCTGACCACCGAACCCATCGCCCAGAACCTAATCAAGCTAATCAGCAATGTCTGCTTCTCCGTCTTCGTCTTCACCGTCCTCATCTTCACCGTAATCGCCGTCACCTACCAACCACCAGATCCATGGCTCGAATCAGCTCCTGCGCTTACCAAACTCCTCACGGCCAACGAAAACGCAACTTTCAAAATCGACGGCTCGATGCTCAACACCGGCGAAGACATCGCTTCCTCTCCGATTTCACCTCCGGCGAACTCCACGGGACCCGTCACGGAGGCGACGATCGAGCTATCGGAGGAGAAGATCGGGAACATGACGGTGAACTCTTCCTCTGTGGATTGCGACGATCTGAAAGTCGTGAACTGCTCAGATCCGAGAGTGCTCGTCGCTGTTCAGAGATTCAATCTGAGAGTTTTCAAATCGATTGTCTTCTTAGAGTATGAAACTCCCGTCAACGGTTCGAAACCCGACGAGTGCGATGTTTCTTGGAGATTTAGGAACAAAAAGGAGAAGTCTTGGAGGAGATACAGAGATTTCAGGAGGTTTAAGTTTGCCTTCGGTGAGAATTGTACTTACGAAGTGTTTCACACTAGTGGTTGGCACTCTGGTGTTAATGCTCGTAGGTTTAGGATCAAGCCAAGAGGAGGCGGCGGCGGTGGTCCGAAGGCTCCCCGTGGCGCCGGCCGTGATCCGGAGATCAATGATACGATACCGACTCTTGGCTCTCAGACGAATTTCAGGAGAGGGAAGTATCTGTATTACTCAAGAGGTGGTGATTATTGCAAGGGTATGAATCAGTATATGTGGAGTTTCTTGTGTGGGTTAGGAGAGGCTATGTACTTGAACAGGACTTTTGTTATGGATTTGAGTTTGTGTTTGTCTTCGAGTTATAGCTCAAAGGGGGTTGATGAGGAAGGTAAGGACTTTCGGTACTACTTTGATTTTGAGCATCTTAAAGAATCTGCTTCTATTGTTGAGGAAGGTGAGTTCGTAAGAGATTGGAAGAAATGGAACCGGTCGCATAAGCGGAAAGTTGCGGTTAGGAAAGTTAAGACGCATAAAGTGTCGCCTCTGCAGCTAAGTAAAGATAAGAGCACGATTATATGGAGACAGTTTGATGCACCTGAGCCTGAAAACTATTGGTATAGAGTGTGCGAAGGCGAAGCTTCAAAGTATGTTGAAAGACCGTGGCAGACGCTGTGGAAATCAAAGAGGCTGATGAACATTGTCTCTGAGATTAGTGGGAAGATGGATTGGGACTTTGATGCGGTTCATGTTGTTAGAGGCGAGAAAGCCATGGACAAGAAGCTATGGCCGCATTTGGATGAAGATACATGGCCTGATGCGATTTTGAATAAGCTTAGAGGATTGGTTCAACCATGGAGGAACTTGTACGTCGCGACTAATGAACCGTTTTATAATTACTTTGATAAGTTGAGATCTCAGTACAAGGTTCACTTGCTTGATGATTATAGCTACTTGTGGGGGAATAACAGTGAGTGGTACAATGAGACGAGTCTATTGAACAATGGGAAACCAGTTGAGTTTGATGGGTACATGAGAGTGGCTGTTGATACAGAGGTGTTTATTAGGGGGAAGACACGTGTTGAGACGTTCAATAACCTTACCATGGATTGCAAAGATGGGATCAATACATGCTGA